In Pseudobacter ginsenosidimutans, the following are encoded in one genomic region:
- a CDS encoding RagB/SusD family nutrient uptake outer membrane protein, whose product MKLMKHILSTLVILHLVSITGCKKFTDVGLPKSQITRDVIFKDDQLAKSAMAGVYRSLEETGFLSGSQSGAQVVLGAYTDELESYAVATNDASVFYQLTHLATSGKILSMWTTTYTQVYNINSIIEGVDNSNGMSAPVRDQLKGEGLFLRAILHLYLAQTYSAVPYVTSTAYDVNQSIGKISVEEVYTKCRKDLEDAQLLLPQTLAKGNRIYPTKMAAYALLARIAYYQSDWNKALAYANEVLDHPQYQMEPELDKVFLKESSSSIWQLLPYSAIYNPYQGNVFILRAAPPTTIALREDFVTDFENGDKRATSWVGQIRSAQNQIYYYPFKYKQYSTSTSSLEHSVILRVEELILIRAEAFLKKQQYDLAVDDLNAIRGRANLSLLEENTDPEDLLNILIKERRSELFTEFGHRYYDLRHYQRLDAVMSVKKTGWKSYYAYWPLPEKELLLNPNLNPQNNGY is encoded by the coding sequence ATGAAACTCATGAAACATATTCTTTCAACTTTGGTCATTTTACATCTTGTGTCAATTACTGGCTGTAAGAAGTTTACAGATGTTGGTTTACCGAAAAGCCAGATTACCAGGGATGTTATTTTTAAAGACGACCAGCTTGCGAAATCTGCTATGGCGGGAGTCTATCGTTCATTGGAAGAGACAGGCTTTCTTTCCGGTTCCCAATCTGGTGCACAGGTAGTGCTGGGAGCTTATACAGACGAGCTGGAGTCTTATGCCGTGGCAACAAATGATGCTTCTGTTTTTTACCAGTTGACCCATCTTGCTACATCAGGCAAGATCCTTAGCATGTGGACTACAACCTATACGCAGGTTTACAATATAAATTCCATTATTGAAGGAGTTGACAATTCAAATGGGATGAGCGCTCCTGTTCGGGATCAGCTGAAGGGAGAAGGTCTTTTTCTGAGAGCTATACTGCACCTCTATCTCGCACAGACCTACAGTGCCGTTCCCTACGTTACATCTACAGCATATGATGTCAACCAGAGCATTGGCAAAATTAGCGTAGAAGAAGTCTATACAAAGTGTCGCAAGGATCTGGAGGACGCACAGTTGTTGCTTCCACAGACTTTGGCGAAAGGGAACAGGATCTATCCTACAAAGATGGCTGCCTATGCTTTGCTGGCAAGGATTGCTTACTATCAGTCTGATTGGAATAAAGCATTGGCATATGCCAACGAAGTACTTGACCATCCGCAATACCAGATGGAACCCGAGCTGGACAAGGTATTCTTAAAAGAGAGTTCAAGTAGCATTTGGCAATTGTTGCCCTATAGCGCCATTTATAATCCTTATCAGGGAAATGTTTTCATCCTGAGAGCTGCTCCACCCACTACAATTGCTTTGCGGGAAGACTTTGTGACGGATTTCGAAAATGGAGATAAGAGAGCAACCTCATGGGTGGGCCAGATCAGGAGCGCCCAAAACCAGATCTATTATTATCCATTCAAGTACAAGCAATATTCCACAAGTACCAGTTCCCTGGAACATTCTGTCATCCTGAGAGTGGAAGAACTAATCCTGATCAGGGCCGAAGCCTTCCTCAAAAAACAACAATACGATCTGGCAGTTGATGACCTGAATGCTATCAGGGGACGTGCGAACCTGTCTTTACTTGAGGAAAATACAGATCCGGAGGATCTGCTCAACATTCTGATAAAAGAGAGAAGATCGGAATTGTTTACTGAATTTGGTCATCGCTATTATGACCTGCGACACTATCAGCGCCTGGACGCAGTAATGTCCGTTAAAAAAACAGGCTGGAAATCCTACTATGCCTACTGGCCACTACCAGAGAAAGAACTACTGCTTAACCCCAACTTAAATCCACAGAATAATGGCTATTAG
- a CDS encoding DUF4838 domain-containing protein: MLKRFTLSAMTIFVMATASICKAQDLVIASPSQQASIYVNAGSASVSWYAALELQRCIQIMTGKTLAINSNPVSGAQIVIGTLANPLVSANAASMGLSGSNVNEEQTAVWRNGNNLFLAGKTARAALYATYTFLQDYLGVRWLWPGVSGEFIPVRSSVTVGSLAIFHTPKLPIRTLALTNQIATDYADNDAWMARNRMNVVGFKEGDTDTVTMKSRKQKGFLARIAGHNIKLDTAVLRAHPDWAALQSDGTRPINVTSHICWGHPDVQDAVADMIRGWWNDNPYVDIVHMYPVDNQLYCRDTVYCRPLGATVSTRWQNFTRIVMEKVELTHPGKRYWTYAYQGYKAVPQNDAAPFEFVGYALYEACYRHSFMSSSDATNNIPNTEVTGWLGKNVQMGIRGYEYIMFTDPMYVPLVKWEIEQMDWMKTNGLVGYMSELRPYRNSTSPENTNWNTNRINLYAAARAMWDTVNADSIVNDWNNVIYGTAGPHMRDYYKTFDTAWRNAPGDIKGYNNSPANFVDNFLSIPKFVKLNNHLRIARTTLENDVTDSALLASRNAQIALESKMLLNWQKIFNYKTERAYRYSTSVVKVTGTINWDSVPRLPAFENSNGQSVTEQTDVKMTWNTTNLVIRIVNHDYDVANRIQTATAHDDGNILTDDRIEIYLQKDSSNPAYIRFAVNAKNGTPWRYDASSKGGTNFVTSWTSSPAWSATNSFSTTDSTWTTTITIPFSAIGITPAENAAFKMQIKRGRPEGNSGWPDGSFYNQNNFAEVKLVNEITDPLFNKIILYDQGSANRFPISVEFQKRNWQVSSGVTGETELNAKLDEDAAVLLIKYFSTGISLSNSFFQNQITDFVSKGRLVVISGSNVPINTWFTGLPSVAWSSATSATRETVFREMGQWLTTPNNINVTVRDGMTPSQAYTPSAGWRKLATASFGANPDRPYLLTYQIGDGLLVLTSSSLGYSGGFEMFGSATPLNTVKLVENLRALQDSIHNYSLNATPPPIASVYTVQKQSDQLQSFKVLKAENSSVHLLVNSKIAEEAWLRITDISGRVISAEKVKLEKGINTVRIPASIINGNVYIAAMNMNGQTQTVKFLKK, encoded by the coding sequence ATGCTGAAACGCTTTACCCTTTCAGCCATGACGATATTTGTTATGGCCACAGCAAGCATTTGCAAAGCCCAGGACCTCGTCATTGCAAGCCCTTCACAACAGGCGTCTATCTATGTGAATGCAGGCTCTGCTTCGGTTTCCTGGTATGCAGCGCTGGAATTGCAGAGATGTATTCAGATCATGACAGGCAAAACATTAGCCATCAACAGTAATCCTGTAAGCGGCGCACAGATCGTGATCGGCACGCTGGCCAATCCCCTGGTGTCTGCCAATGCAGCAAGTATGGGACTCAGCGGCTCCAATGTGAACGAAGAACAAACAGCAGTGTGGCGAAATGGCAACAATTTATTCCTGGCTGGGAAAACAGCGAGAGCAGCGCTCTATGCCACCTACACATTCCTGCAGGATTACCTGGGCGTACGCTGGCTCTGGCCCGGCGTTTCAGGTGAATTCATTCCTGTGCGAAGCAGTGTAACTGTAGGTTCGCTTGCCATCTTTCACACTCCAAAACTTCCGATCCGTACACTGGCACTCACCAACCAGATAGCTACTGATTACGCTGATAATGATGCCTGGATGGCCAGGAACAGAATGAATGTTGTGGGTTTCAAAGAAGGTGATACGGATACTGTAACAATGAAATCGAGAAAACAGAAAGGCTTTCTCGCACGCATCGCAGGTCATAATATAAAACTGGACACAGCAGTATTGAGAGCGCATCCCGATTGGGCAGCCTTGCAATCCGATGGTACCCGCCCCATCAATGTTACCTCTCATATTTGCTGGGGTCATCCCGATGTTCAGGATGCAGTAGCCGACATGATCAGGGGATGGTGGAATGATAATCCTTATGTAGATATCGTTCATATGTATCCGGTAGACAACCAGCTCTATTGCAGGGATACGGTTTATTGCCGGCCACTTGGTGCAACAGTAAGTACCCGCTGGCAGAATTTCACCAGGATCGTAATGGAAAAAGTGGAACTCACACATCCCGGAAAAAGATACTGGACTTATGCTTACCAGGGCTACAAAGCTGTACCACAGAACGATGCAGCTCCATTTGAATTTGTAGGTTATGCATTGTACGAAGCCTGCTATCGTCATTCATTCATGAGCAGTTCTGATGCCACCAACAATATTCCCAACACAGAGGTCACCGGATGGCTGGGAAAAAATGTACAAATGGGGATCAGGGGGTATGAATATATCATGTTCACAGATCCGATGTATGTACCCCTGGTTAAATGGGAAATTGAACAAATGGACTGGATGAAAACAAATGGACTGGTAGGATATATGTCTGAGCTTCGGCCCTATCGCAATTCCACTTCTCCGGAGAATACCAACTGGAATACCAACCGGATCAACCTGTATGCAGCCGCCAGGGCCATGTGGGATACAGTGAATGCAGATAGTATCGTGAACGACTGGAACAACGTGATCTACGGCACGGCCGGGCCACATATGAGGGACTATTACAAAACTTTCGATACCGCCTGGAGGAATGCACCCGGTGATATCAAAGGATACAATAACTCGCCTGCCAACTTCGTGGACAATTTCCTGTCGATCCCCAAATTTGTAAAACTGAACAATCACCTGCGCATTGCCCGCACCACTCTTGAGAACGATGTAACAGATTCTGCATTGCTCGCAAGCAGGAATGCACAGATAGCGCTGGAAAGTAAAATGTTGCTGAACTGGCAAAAGATCTTCAATTACAAAACAGAACGCGCCTATCGGTATAGCACATCCGTAGTGAAAGTAACAGGGACCATCAACTGGGATTCAGTTCCACGATTACCTGCATTCGAGAACAGTAACGGACAATCAGTAACCGAACAGACCGATGTAAAAATGACCTGGAATACAACCAATCTTGTTATCCGGATCGTGAACCATGATTATGATGTTGCCAACAGGATTCAAACAGCCACTGCCCATGATGATGGAAATATACTCACAGACGACCGAATCGAGATCTATCTGCAAAAAGACAGCTCCAATCCTGCCTATATCCGTTTTGCAGTGAACGCGAAAAATGGAACGCCCTGGCGCTATGATGCCAGTTCAAAGGGTGGCACCAATTTCGTAACGTCCTGGACCTCCTCTCCTGCCTGGTCTGCCACCAACAGCTTTTCAACAACAGATAGTACCTGGACCACCACCATTACCATTCCATTCAGTGCCATCGGTATCACGCCTGCAGAAAACGCTGCTTTCAAAATGCAGATCAAACGCGGAAGACCCGAAGGCAATTCAGGCTGGCCCGATGGATCCTTCTATAATCAAAACAATTTCGCGGAAGTGAAACTGGTGAATGAGATCACCGATCCTTTGTTCAACAAGATCATTTTGTACGACCAGGGCAGCGCCAACAGGTTCCCCATTTCCGTAGAATTCCAAAAAAGGAACTGGCAGGTCAGCTCGGGAGTAACCGGAGAAACAGAGCTCAACGCTAAACTGGATGAAGACGCTGCCGTGCTGCTGATCAAATATTTCAGCACAGGCATTTCATTATCGAATAGTTTCTTTCAAAACCAGATCACGGATTTTGTGAGCAAGGGCAGACTGGTTGTCATTTCCGGAAGCAATGTTCCCATCAATACCTGGTTCACGGGTTTGCCTTCCGTAGCCTGGTCCAGCGCCACATCAGCAACCCGCGAAACAGTTTTCAGAGAGATGGGCCAATGGCTTACCACACCCAACAATATCAATGTAACTGTAAGAGACGGCATGACGCCATCACAAGCCTATACACCTTCTGCAGGGTGGCGAAAATTAGCCACAGCATCCTTTGGCGCCAATCCCGACCGGCCTTATCTTCTCACTTACCAGATCGGAGATGGACTGTTAGTACTCACATCATCATCCTTAGGCTATAGCGGAGGATTTGAAATGTTCGGAAGCGCCACTCCTTTGAATACGGTGAAACTGGTAGAGAATCTGAGAGCTTTGCAGGATTCCATTCACAACTATTCCCTCAATGCAACGCCACCTCCGATCGCTTCTGTTTACACCGTTCAAAAACAATCGGACCAATTACAGTCGTTCAAAGTATTGAAAGCTGAGAATTCATCCGTTCACTTACTCGTTAATTCAAAAATAGCAGAAGAGGCCTGGTTGCGAATCACCGACATTTCAGGACGTGTTATTTCCGCAGAAAAAGTAAAACTGGAAAAGGGAATAAATACGGTAAGGATACCTGCATCGATCATAAATGGAAATGTGTATATCGCTGCGATGAATATGAACGGTCAGACACAAACAGTAAAATTTCTGAAAAAATAG
- a CDS encoding HopJ type III effector protein: MQHYLLYFSIFALTNSIHFNSFQFISIQDIQMQEQLTDLIQSLKANAIPFKEVIEFIETRYQHQPTAFKNGEAFNEATQNQGSAKVFTFAQLNGLSKEDTLLLFAEHYQAVLNTPDGTDHQNIRQFMKHGWGGIEFEGVALSAK; this comes from the coding sequence ATGCAGCATTATCTTTTATATTTTTCTATTTTTGCCCTCACAAATTCAATTCATTTCAATTCATTTCAATTCATTTCAATTCAAGATATTCAGATGCAAGAACAACTGACCGATTTGATCCAAAGTCTCAAAGCCAATGCGATTCCTTTCAAAGAAGTAATCGAATTCATTGAAACCCGCTACCAGCATCAGCCTACGGCCTTTAAAAATGGCGAAGCCTTTAATGAAGCAACGCAGAATCAGGGCAGCGCAAAGGTTTTCACCTTTGCTCAATTGAACGGCCTCAGCAAAGAAGATACATTGTTATTGTTTGCGGAACATTATCAGGCGGTGCTGAATACACCTGACGGAACTGATCATCAGAATATCAGGCAATTCATGAAGCATGGATGGGGAGGGATAGAGTTTGAAGGTGTGGCACTTTCAGCCAAATAA
- a CDS encoding FecR family protein: MKPERLIELLARQMGNAASDAELLELQELMKQYPDQQQLAEMLRSVKAETTQPVAGQEEEMVSENWNKLQQQLQAEQDHIPVLPMMPKRKFLQTWMGRAAVWGGIILVAGTTWFMLNKPGQQNIANVQQLSATNGSPEKKILPDGSVVWLNARSTVRYAEDRELNTRDVYLEGEAYFQVKQDPEHPFIVHAGNIAVRALGTEFNVTAYPDENRLETTLISGKVQVTMNEKPDQKIILAPNEKLTVINKEMLRPGQHEDAANEISFQVEPVTSLASVNAVPEVAWLQDKLAFQNEQFSKLAKRIERRYNVHMVFRDSTLKHEILTGTFENENIRKALSLLQMTTPFRYRIEGDSVFLNRN; the protein is encoded by the coding sequence ATGAAACCAGAGAGATTAATAGAATTACTGGCCAGGCAGATGGGCAATGCAGCATCCGATGCCGAGTTGCTTGAATTGCAGGAATTGATGAAACAATATCCTGATCAGCAGCAGCTGGCGGAAATGTTGCGATCTGTCAAAGCAGAAACTACACAACCTGTTGCTGGCCAGGAAGAGGAAATGGTGAGTGAAAACTGGAATAAGCTACAACAGCAGCTGCAGGCTGAGCAGGATCATATACCAGTATTGCCAATGATGCCCAAAAGAAAGTTCCTGCAAACATGGATGGGCAGGGCAGCAGTTTGGGGAGGCATTATTCTTGTAGCAGGTACTACCTGGTTCATGCTCAATAAACCCGGTCAGCAAAATATTGCCAATGTTCAGCAGTTGAGCGCCACCAATGGCTCTCCTGAAAAAAAGATCCTGCCTGACGGTTCCGTTGTATGGCTGAATGCCCGCAGCACCGTTCGTTATGCAGAAGATCGTGAACTGAACACACGTGATGTTTATCTCGAAGGAGAAGCTTATTTCCAGGTGAAGCAGGATCCTGAGCATCCATTCATCGTTCATGCAGGAAATATAGCGGTGCGTGCATTGGGAACCGAATTCAATGTAACCGCCTACCCGGATGAGAACAGACTGGAAACCACCCTGATCAGTGGAAAGGTGCAGGTGACCATGAATGAAAAACCTGATCAGAAGATCATACTCGCTCCCAATGAAAAACTAACGGTGATCAATAAGGAAATGCTCCGGCCCGGACAGCATGAAGATGCAGCGAATGAGATCAGCTTCCAGGTAGAACCCGTTACCAGTCTTGCTTCTGTGAATGCAGTGCCCGAAGTGGCCTGGTTGCAGGATAAGCTGGCATTCCAGAATGAACAGTTCTCCAAACTGGCAAAGCGGATCGAAAGAAGATACAATGTTCATATGGTGTTCAGGGATTCCACACTGAAACACGAGATCCTTACAGGAACCTTTGAAAATGAAAATATCCGGAAAGCTTTATCCCTGCTGCAGATGACCACTCCTTTCCGATACAGGATAGAAGGGGATTCTGTTTTTCTGAATCGAAACTGA
- a CDS encoding SusC/RagA family TonB-linked outer membrane protein: MRAQLIFSIMLISLLQVSAAGFGQQFTLKKKDISYTRLFFEIRKQTGYDVLLRSKDFDTEKRIDADFNDADLKTVMKTVLYGTPLVFEIADKTIVISRRQVSIMDKIVETNQAVDISGKVLDSNGEPLVGATVKIKGSDRFTITDSNGGYMLRQVPDDAVIVISFVGYRSMEIGVKPGKVVVKLERISNEMQEIKVSAGYYSVTRREMTGSIARVAAKDIENQPVNNVLSAVQGRMAGVNIIQNSGIPGGGFDVQIRGRNSLRSYVTTGYDGNKPLYVVDGVPLPQVNDFITGMSGTLHPYSDTNPLHSINPDDIESFEVLKDADATAIYGSKGANGVILITTKKGKKKKTGGYIKASYGLGDMTNLPKMFSLEQYLEMRKLAFANDGVAIPANAYDINGTWDPNKSTDWQKYFVGNHAKYSDIQFGLSGGTGNTQFSVSGAHNEETTIFPGSYRYRRNNIGMNLQHGSADGRLKIGFSGYAALQDNVLPPTDFNQIYSSLAPNAPDLYAADGSINWQNNNNPMGPATQTYSVETKSLNSNLTLGYEIGRGFSVNMNAGYSNYNSYEQKIFPKTTYNPASNIGSSNSTVRKGEKLNQNWIIEPQLNYTGKWDAHQFSALLGTSFQEQQSDNIVILGRNFPSDEMLGNISAAATITIPSAYESKYRYQAIYARLNYGYQQRYFVNLTGRRDASSRFGINKRYANFGAVGAAWLFSEEGILKNCSWLSFGKLRASYGITGNDQIGDYQFYDTYQSTGGSYNGYTGLVPQRLFNKDFGWEGTRKFEVAVDLAFLNQRLILDLGYYHNISSNQLVGIPMPATVGFGSMLANLDATVRNRGLEFSLQSVNIRKGKFKWTSNLNFTLPENKLLKFPNLANSTYANKFEVGKSTTLGKLYQYTGIDQTTGLYTFMDINHDGRINATDRIAAREIREYWYGGIQNSIQYKNWSFDILLQMVNQSQYNIYSVYGNIGYMENKPSVFLDYWTPENPDARFQKPSAGYNAAAATSGSLFTSSDATVSDVFTVRVKNISLSYQLPPIGQHKSVVRFFANGQNLFLFSNYKGSNPEFMIAGFSSPLRVMSLGMSLTF, translated from the coding sequence ATGAGAGCCCAACTGATTTTCTCCATCATGCTGATTTCCCTGCTACAGGTAAGCGCCGCAGGATTCGGACAACAGTTTACCCTAAAGAAGAAGGATATTTCCTATACACGACTCTTCTTCGAGATCCGAAAACAGACTGGCTACGACGTGCTGCTGCGCAGTAAAGATTTCGATACCGAAAAAAGGATCGATGCAGATTTCAATGATGCAGACCTGAAGACCGTAATGAAAACAGTATTGTACGGCACACCACTTGTCTTTGAAATAGCTGACAAAACCATAGTGATCAGCAGGCGCCAGGTATCCATCATGGATAAGATCGTCGAAACCAATCAGGCAGTTGATATTTCCGGAAAAGTGCTTGACAGCAACGGCGAACCTCTTGTTGGTGCAACGGTAAAGATAAAAGGCTCGGATAGATTTACGATCACCGATAGCAACGGGGGATATATGCTGAGACAGGTTCCGGATGATGCAGTTATAGTCATCTCTTTCGTTGGATACAGGTCAATGGAAATTGGAGTAAAACCTGGTAAGGTGGTAGTAAAGCTGGAACGGATCAGTAATGAGATGCAGGAGATCAAGGTCAGTGCCGGTTACTATTCCGTTACACGAAGGGAAATGACGGGCAGCATTGCACGTGTTGCCGCAAAGGATATAGAGAACCAGCCGGTCAATAATGTACTGTCCGCTGTTCAGGGCAGGATGGCAGGGGTAAACATTATTCAGAATTCTGGTATTCCCGGTGGAGGATTTGATGTTCAGATCAGAGGAAGAAATAGTTTGAGAAGCTACGTCACAACAGGCTACGATGGCAATAAGCCGCTTTATGTTGTTGATGGTGTTCCTTTGCCACAGGTGAATGATTTCATTACGGGGATGTCTGGAACCTTACATCCCTACAGTGATACAAACCCTCTTCATTCAATCAATCCTGACGACATTGAATCATTTGAAGTGTTGAAGGATGCTGATGCTACGGCTATTTATGGGAGTAAGGGCGCCAATGGCGTTATATTGATCACCACAAAAAAAGGAAAGAAAAAGAAAACTGGAGGCTATATCAAAGCTAGTTATGGCTTGGGTGATATGACCAATTTGCCCAAAATGTTTTCGCTGGAACAATATCTTGAAATGCGAAAACTCGCTTTCGCAAACGATGGAGTTGCTATCCCCGCCAATGCATATGATATCAATGGAACCTGGGATCCCAACAAATCTACTGACTGGCAAAAATATTTCGTAGGCAATCATGCAAAATATTCTGATATACAGTTTGGCCTGTCCGGAGGAACCGGGAATACACAGTTTTCTGTTTCGGGAGCACATAACGAAGAAACAACCATATTTCCCGGGAGTTACCGATACCGCAGGAATAATATTGGTATGAACCTCCAGCATGGTAGTGCCGATGGACGATTGAAAATTGGATTCAGCGGATATGCAGCTTTGCAGGATAATGTGCTTCCTCCTACAGACTTTAATCAGATCTATTCCTCCCTGGCGCCCAATGCACCGGATCTGTATGCGGCCGATGGCTCCATCAATTGGCAGAACAATAATAACCCTATGGGGCCTGCTACACAGACCTATTCCGTTGAAACAAAAAGCTTGAATTCAAACCTGACATTAGGCTATGAGATCGGCAGGGGCTTTAGTGTGAATATGAATGCAGGATATAGTAACTATAACAGCTACGAGCAAAAAATATTTCCTAAGACCACCTACAATCCTGCAAGTAATATCGGCAGCAGTAATTCTACCGTCAGGAAGGGAGAAAAACTCAATCAGAATTGGATCATTGAACCACAACTGAACTATACAGGCAAATGGGATGCACACCAATTCTCTGCGCTCCTGGGTACTTCATTTCAGGAGCAGCAGTCTGATAATATCGTGATACTGGGAAGGAACTTTCCTTCGGACGAAATGCTCGGCAATATTTCAGCTGCGGCAACAATAACCATCCCCAGTGCATACGAATCGAAGTACAGATACCAGGCCATCTACGCAAGATTGAATTACGGATATCAGCAACGTTACTTCGTAAACCTGACGGGTCGCAGAGACGCTTCCAGCCGGTTTGGCATCAATAAACGATATGCCAATTTCGGGGCAGTGGGAGCAGCATGGTTGTTTTCTGAAGAGGGCATATTGAAAAATTGCTCATGGTTAAGCTTCGGTAAATTAAGGGCCAGTTATGGTATAACGGGCAATGACCAAATCGGCGACTATCAATTTTACGATACCTATCAATCTACCGGAGGTTCTTATAATGGGTATACCGGTCTGGTTCCGCAACGACTGTTCAACAAAGATTTTGGTTGGGAAGGTACACGGAAATTCGAAGTGGCCGTGGATCTGGCGTTCCTCAACCAAAGACTGATACTGGACCTCGGATATTATCACAATATCAGTTCCAATCAACTGGTTGGGATCCCAATGCCGGCAACAGTGGGCTTTGGCAGCATGCTTGCAAATTTAGATGCTACAGTACGTAACAGGGGACTGGAATTTTCATTACAGTCTGTAAATATTCGCAAGGGGAAATTTAAATGGACCAGCAACCTGAATTTTACCTTGCCGGAGAACAAGCTCCTTAAGTTTCCAAACCTTGCCAATTCCACCTACGCCAACAAGTTTGAAGTAGGAAAATCCACTACTTTAGGTAAGCTCTACCAATACACCGGCATCGACCAAACCACAGGCTTATACACATTCATGGATATTAATCATGATGGGCGAATCAATGCCACCGACCGTATTGCTGCCAGGGAGATAAGGGAGTACTGGTATGGAGGGATTCAGAATAGTATCCAATATAAGAACTGGTCCTTTGATATCTTGTTGCAAATGGTTAACCAGAGCCAGTACAATATCTATTCGGTGTACGGCAATATTGGTTATATGGAGAATAAACCTTCAGTTTTTCTTGACTATTGGACACCTGAAAATCCTGATGCCCGGTTTCAAAAGCCCAGCGCAGGTTATAATGCAGCAGCCGCAACTTCTGGTTCCCTTTTTACTTCCAGCGATGCTACAGTTTCGGATGTATTTACAGTCCGAGTAAAAAATATCTCGCTAAGCTATCAGTTGCCACCGATTGGACAGCATAAATCAGTTGTCAGATTTTTTGCCAATGGACAAAATCTATTTCTCTTTTCAAATTACAAAGGGAGTAATCCGGAGTTTATGATAGCGGGATTTAGTAGTCCACTGAGAGTTATGAGCCTGGGAATGTCATTGACCTTTTAA
- a CDS encoding RNA polymerase sigma-70 factor — protein sequence MQLLLNSIQHQNDQKAFKQLYQLFFFKLYQFAYSYTRSKESSEELVNDVFLNIWQKRDTLDSIQNINLYLYVSVKNASLNYLRRNSLPVPVSVDDLHADHFQITADPESALISRELQGQVAAAIEQLPSRCKLIFKLVKQDGLSYKEVADLLGISTKTVDSQLCLALKKLAHLLHPVNSW from the coding sequence ATGCAATTACTTCTAAACAGCATTCAACACCAAAACGATCAGAAGGCTTTCAAGCAACTGTACCAATTGTTCTTTTTTAAATTGTACCAGTTCGCTTACTCTTATACCCGGTCCAAGGAAAGCTCTGAAGAACTGGTGAACGATGTATTTCTCAATATCTGGCAGAAGAGAGATACACTCGATTCCATCCAGAATATCAATCTGTATCTGTACGTCTCCGTAAAGAACGCTTCACTGAATTACCTGCGCAGGAATAGTCTGCCGGTTCCGGTTTCTGTGGATGATCTGCATGCCGATCACTTTCAGATCACTGCCGATCCTGAGTCTGCCCTTATCAGCCGCGAATTGCAGGGCCAGGTTGCAGCAGCCATCGAGCAATTACCGTCACGTTGTAAACTGATCTTCAAACTGGTAAAGCAGGATGGGCTGAGTTACAAGGAAGTGGCTGATCTATTGGGTATTTCCACAAAAACGGTGGACAGCCAGCTTTGTCTTGCTCTCAAAAAACTCGCGCACCTACTGCATCCTGTCAATAGCTGGTGA
- a CDS encoding alpha/beta hydrolase family protein, with protein MNGYIVLLPDLQYEIGNVKNSVIKSLESSTEAAKLLAPVDDNNIGVLGLSFGGYETGLALTNSRYFKTGVAGVMVSDLVSHALSKSEFITMPNYMRTENHQMRMKHNLFDNWNTYLENSPVYHMKNINAPVLIWTGLKDKNVPPAQSKMFFLGMKRLQKKAVLLEYTNETHNVFLPSNQLDLNVKIWQWFDYYLKNKRPADWIIPLTE; from the coding sequence ATGAATGGGTACATTGTGTTGCTTCCTGATCTTCAATATGAAATCGGTAATGTTAAAAATAGTGTGATCAAATCCCTGGAAAGTAGTACTGAGGCCGCCAAATTATTGGCACCTGTTGATGATAATAATATCGGCGTTTTGGGTTTATCATTCGGCGGTTATGAAACCGGTCTTGCATTGACCAATTCCAGGTACTTCAAGACCGGCGTTGCTGGCGTTATGGTTTCGGATCTGGTATCGCACGCGCTTAGTAAGTCTGAATTCATAACAATGCCCAATTACATGCGGACGGAAAATCATCAAATGAGAATGAAACATAACTTATTTGATAACTGGAATACTTATTTGGAGAATTCACCGGTCTATCATATGAAAAACATTAACGCACCCGTATTGATCTGGACCGGACTGAAAGATAAAAATGTACCACCGGCCCAATCAAAGATGTTTTTTCTTGGCATGAAAAGATTACAGAAGAAAGCTGTTTTGCTGGAATATACCAATGAAACGCATAATGTTTTCCTGCCGTCCAATCAATTGGACCTTAATGTTAAGATCTGGCAGTGGTTCGATTATTACTTGAAAAACAAACGTCCGGCAGACTGGATAATACCTCTCACAGAATAA